In one Culex quinquefasciatus strain JHB chromosome 2, VPISU_Cqui_1.0_pri_paternal, whole genome shotgun sequence genomic region, the following are encoded:
- the LOC6031749 gene encoding class E basic helix-loop-helix protein 23 produces the protein MDPHNPFNFHLGPPTSAVHGHHPEQTPSPPQSVPGRRTPLGTVGLGGFYSQPHAAGSASAALTDENRPSGSAESHFSPPVHHPAAPVPTGGKQKNRQGKSVRLNINARERRRMHDLNDALDELRSVIPYAHSPSVRKLSKIATLLLAKNYILMQANALDELRRLLAYIQSAAGAGAPTVDLRTMPSAIKLQQLLQTPQHELQQQATQSLQQAQQQAQQAQQQQQQASLPPQSAPPPANPNP, from the exons ATGGACCCGCACAATCCGTTCAATTTCCACCTGGGACCGCCCACCAGCGCTGTCCACGGACACCATCCGGAACAGACCCCGAGTCCACCGCAGAGCGTTCCAGGTCGTCGTACCCCACTGGGCACTGTTGGCCTTGGTGGTTTCTACTCTCAACCTCACGCTGCCGGCTCGGCATCCGCTGCACTCACCGACGAAAACCGTCCATCCGGAAGTGCCGAAAG tcacttcaGCCCACCAGTCCACCACCCAGCTGCTCCGGTTCCAACCGGAGGCAAGCAGAAGAACCGCCAGGGAAAGTCAGTAAGACTGAATATCAACGCCCGTGAGAGACGTCGGATGCATGATTTGAACGACGCCCTGGACGAGCTGCGCAGCGTTATTCCGTACGCGCATTCGCCTTCCGTACGGAAGTTATCCAAGATTGCAACTCTACTGCTGGCGAAAAACTACATCCTGATGCAGGCCAACGCACTGGATGAGCTTAGAAG ACTTCTAGCATACATCCAAAGTGCTGCCGGAGCGGGTGCCCCAACCGTCGACCTCCGTACCATGCCATCAGCGATAAAGTTGCAGCAGCTGCTCCAAACTCCCCAGCACGAACTTCAACAGCAGGCCACCCAAAGCTTGCAGCAAGCTCAGCAACAAGCTCAACAggcccagcagcagcaacagcaggcgTCACTTCCGCCGCAAAGTGCACCTCCGCCAGCCAATCCAAACCCTTGA